One Perca flavescens isolate YP-PL-M2 chromosome 9, PFLA_1.0, whole genome shotgun sequence genomic window carries:
- the LOC114561100 gene encoding elongation factor 2: MVNFTVDQIRAIMDKKANIRNMSVIAHVDHGKSTLTDSLVSKAGIIASARAGETRFTDTRKDEQERCITIKSTAISLFYELAENDLEFIKQAKDGSGFLINLIDSPGHVDFSSEVTAALRVTDGALVVVDCVSGVCVQTETVLRQAICERIKPVLMMNKMDRALLELQLEAEDLYQTFQRIVESVNVIISTYGEDEHGPMGNLQVDPTIGTVGFGSGLHGWAFTLKQFAEMYAAKFAAKGNTQMTPAEHCKKVEDMMKKLWGDRYFDASTGKFLKTPNGPDGNKLPRTFVALILDPIFKVFDAIMNFKKEETAKLIQKLEIKLDTEDKEKEGKPLLKAVMRRWLPAGEALLQMITIHLPSPVTAQRYRCELLYEGPGDDEAAMGIKNCDSKAPLMVYISKMVPTNDKGRFYAFGRVFSGSVSTGLKVRIMGPNYVPGKKDDLYLKPIQRTILMMGRYVEPIEDVPCGNIVGLVGVDQFLVKTGTITTFEQAHNMKVMKFSVSPVVRVAVEVKNPADLPKLVEGLKRLSKSDPMVQCIIEESGEHIVAGAGELHLEICLKDLEEDHACVPLKKSDPVVSYRETVSAESSVMCLSKSPNKHNRLFMKACPFPDGLAEDIEKGDVAPRQEMKARARYLNEKYEWDVGESRKIWCFGPDGTGPNLLMDVTKGVQYLNEIKDSVVAGFQWAVKEGVLCEENMRAIRFNVHDVTLHTDAIHRGGGQIIPTARRALYACELTAQPRMMEPVYLVEIQCPEVAMGGIYGVLNRRRGHVFEEVAVMGTPMRVTKAYLPVMESFGFTADLRSHTGGQAFPQCVFDHWQILPGDPLDPASKPGIVVTETRKRKGLKEGVPELENYLDKL; this comes from the exons ATG GTGAACTTTACCGTCGACCAAATCCGTGCCATCATGGACAAGAAGGCCAACATCCGTAACATGTCTGTGATTGCGCACGTTGACCATGGAAAGTCAACCCTGACCGACTCGCTTGTGTCAAAGGCTGGCATCATTGCCTCTGCTCGTGCCGGAGAGACCCGTTTCACTGACACACGCAAAGATGAGCAGGAACGTTGCATCACCATCAAGTCAAC CGCCATTTCCCTATTCTACGAGCTGGCCGAAAATGACTTGGAGTTCATTAAGCAGGCCAAGGATGGCTCTGGCTTCTTGATCAACCTGATTGACTCACCAGGACACGTTGACTTCTCCTCTGAAGTGACTGCTGCTCTCCGTGTCACTGATGGAGCCCTGGTTGTAGTGGACTGTGTGTCTG GTGTTTGTGTACAAACTGAGACAGTGCTCCGTCAGGCCATTTGTGAGCGTATCAAGCCAGTCCTGATGATGAACAAGATGGACCGTGCCTTGCTGGAGTTGCAACTTGAAGCTGAAGACCTTTACCAGACTTTCCAGCGTATTGTTGAGTCAGTCAATGTCATCATCTCCACTTATGGAGAAGATGAACATGGACCTATGGGCAACCTCCAG GTCGACCCAACTATTGGTACCGTTGGCTTTGGCTCTGGACTCCATGGCTGGGCTTTCACACTGAAGCAGTTTGCTGAGATGTACGCAGCCAAGTTTGCTGCCAAGGGAAACACCCAGATGACACCAGCTGAGCACTGCAAGAAGGTGGAAGACATGATGAAGAAGCTGTGGGGTGATAG GTACTTCGATGCGTCCACTGGAAAGTTCTTAAAGACTCCTAATGGTCCTGATGGCAACAAATTACCCCGCACCTTTGTTGCTCTTATCCTGGATCCAATCTTCAAG GTGTTTGATGCAATCATGAACTTCAAGAAGGAGGAAACTGCCAAACTGATCCAGAAGCTGGAAATCAAGTTGGATACAGAGGACAAGGAAAAGGAGGGTAAGCCTCTCCTGAAGGCTGTGATGCGCCGCTGGCTGCCTGCTGGAGAAGCCCTTCTTCAAATGATCACCATCCACCTGCCTTCCCCTGTTACTGCCCAGAGGTACCGTTGCGAACTGCTCTATGAAGGACCTGGAGATGATGAGGCTGCCATGG GTATCAAGAACTGTGACTCCAAGGCTCCTCTGATGGTGTACATCTCAAAGATGGTCCCCACCAATGACAAGGGTCGCTTCTATGCATTTGGTCGTGTGTTCTCTGGGTCTGTCTCCACTGGCCTGAAAGTACGTATTATGGGACCAAACTATGTCCCTGGAAAGAAGGACGACCTTTACTTGAAGCCGATTCAGAG GACCATTTTGATGATGGGTCGTTATGTTGAGCCCATTGAAGATGTACCATGTGGTAACATCGTGGGTCTGGTTGGAGTCGACCAGTTCCTTGTCAAGACTGGAACCATCACCACCTTTGAGCAGGCACACAACATGAAAGTGATGAAGTTCAGTGTCAGTCCTGTGGTGAGAGTTGCTGTGGAGGTCAAAAACCCTGCCGACTTGCCCAAGTTGGTGGAGGGTTTGAAGCGTCTGTCCAAGTCCGATCCTATGGTGCAGTGCATCATTGAGGAGTCTGGAGAGCATATCGTTGCTGGAGCTGGAGAGCTACATCTGGAGATTTGTCTGAAGGATCTGGAGGAGGATCATGCTTGTGTTCCACTCaag AAATCTGATCCAGTGGTGTCCTACAGGGAGACAGTCAGTGCAGAATCAAGTGTTATGTGTCTGTCAAAGTCTCCCAACAAGCACAACCGTCTGTTCATGAAGGCCTGCCCCTTCCCAGATGGCCTGGCAGAGGACATTGAGAAGGGTGATGTTGCTCCTCGTCAGGAGATGAAGGCACGTGCCCGCTACCTCAATGAGAAGTATGAATGGGACGTCGGTGAGTCCAGAAAGATCTGGTGCTTCGGACCTGATGGAACTGGCCCCAACCTTTTGATGGATGTTACCAAGGGAGTGCAGTACCTTAATGAGATCAAGGATAGCGTCGTGGCTGGCTTCCAGTGGGCAGTCAAGGAG GGTGTCCTCTGTGAAGAGAACATGCGTGCCATTCGCTTCAATGTCCATGATGTGACCCTGCATACAGATGCTATTCACCGTGGTGGTGGTCAAATTATTCCCACAGCTCGCAGAGCTCTGTACGCATGCGAGCTCACTGCCCAGCCCAGAATGATGGAGCCTGTCTACCTTGTGGAGATCCAG TGTCCTGAGGTTGCAATGGGTGGAATCTACGGTGTGTTAAACAGGAGGCGCGGTCACGTGTTTGAGGAGGTCGCCGTCATGGGAACACCCATGCGTGTTACCAAGGCCTACTTGCCTGTTATGGAGTCATTTG GTTTCACAGCTGACCTTCGTTCCCACACTGGTGGCCAGGCCTTCCCACAGTGTGTGTTCGACCATTGGCAGATCCTCCCAGGAGACCCATTAGACCCCGCAAGCAAGCCTGGTATTGTTGTCACGGAGACACGCAAACGCAAGGGTCTTAAGGAAGGTGTCCCAGAACTGGAGAACTACCTGGACAAATTGTAA
- the hmg20b gene encoding SWI/SNF-related matrix-associated actin-dependent regulator of chromatin subfamily E member 1-related isoform X2: MTLRADQSDGKQGSLPVWPRDSLSAVWITLFNWILSVVWTSSNGLRPIFTSTSLVHCTEIMGGIKQEQSDASQHSKPSHSADQPQEEPKKRGWPKGKKRKKVLPNGPKAPVTGYVRFLNERREHMRARYPDLPFPEITKRLGSEWTRLAPNDKQRYLDEAEREKMQYAQELKEYQQTEAYQITSAKIQDKRIKKDTPSVIISTSSESSVSKASDLTSRFDIPIFTEEFLDQNKAREAELRRLRKANIEFEEQNAVLQRHIKDMYNAKERLEAELGLDEKRTHALHQHLLAIKHTLVNSLSSVPLPGTSETASHGNLDSYLSRLSGVLEGNPHKHRALFTQLCEVLSHVDSEKL; this comes from the exons ATGACTCTCCGTGCCGACCAATCAGATGGCAAGCAGGGTTCTCTTCCTGTTTGGCCGAGGGACTCATTATCGG CAGTTTGGATTACCCTTTTTAACTGGATATTGTCCGTTGTGTGG ACTTCTTCTAACGGATTAAGACCCATTTTCACAAGTACATCGCTAGTCCATTGCACGGAGATCATGGGAGGGATCAAACAAGAGCAGAGTGATGCATCGCAGCACTCCAAACCATCCCATTCAGCAGATCAACCACAAGAGGAG CCAAAGAAGAGAGGCTGGCCgaagggaaagaaaagaaagaaggtgCTACCAAACGGTCCCAAGGCACCAGTAACGGGATATGTCCGCTTCCTGAATGAACGCCGAGAACATATGCGGGCCAGATACCCTGACTTACCTTTTCCTGAAATCACCAAGAGACTTGGATCAGAGTGGACACGATTAGCCCCGAATGACAAACAG CGCTACCTGGACGAGGCGGAACGGGAGAAGATGCAGTATGCTCAGGAACTGAAGGAATATCAGCAGACTGAGGCCTATCAGATCACCAGTGCTAAGATACAAGACAAGAGGATCAAGAAAG aCACTCCATCGGTCATCATCAGTACTAGTTCAGAGTCATCTGTATCCAAG GCTTCTGACCTAACAAGCAGATTCGACATCCCTATCTTCACAGAGGAGTTCCTCGATCAGAACAAAG CTCGAGAGGCTGAGTTACGACGGCTTCGTAAGGCCAACATTGAGTTTGAGGAGCAGAATGCAGTGCTTCAGCGACACATTAAGGACATGTACAATGCTAAAGAGCGCCTGGAGGCTGAACTGGGGCTGGACGAGAAGCGTACCCACGCTCTTCACCAACATTTGCTGGCTATTAAACACACACTGGTCAACAGTCTGTCATCAGTCCCCCTGCCAG GTACAAGTGAGACAGCATCTCATGGGAACCTGGACTCATACCTAAGTCGTCTCAGTGGAGTGCTGGAGGGAAACCCTCACAAGCATCGTGCACTGTTCACCCAGCTGTGTGAAGTCCTTTCTCATGTGGACAG TGAGAAGTTATGA
- the hmg20b gene encoding SWI/SNF-related matrix-associated actin-dependent regulator of chromatin subfamily E member 1-related isoform X1: MTLRADQSDGKQGSLPVWPRDSLSAVWITLFNWILSVVWTSSNGLRPIFTSTSLVHCTEIMGGIKQEQSDASQHSKPSHSADQPQEEPKKRGWPKGKKRKKVLPNGPKAPVTGYVRFLNERREHMRARYPDLPFPEITKRLGSEWTRLAPNDKQRYLDEAEREKMQYAQELKEYQQTEAYQITSAKIQDKRIKKEDTPSVIISTSSESSVSKASDLTSRFDIPIFTEEFLDQNKAREAELRRLRKANIEFEEQNAVLQRHIKDMYNAKERLEAELGLDEKRTHALHQHLLAIKHTLVNSLSSVPLPGTSETASHGNLDSYLSRLSGVLEGNPHKHRALFTQLCEVLSHVDSEKL, translated from the exons ATGACTCTCCGTGCCGACCAATCAGATGGCAAGCAGGGTTCTCTTCCTGTTTGGCCGAGGGACTCATTATCGG CAGTTTGGATTACCCTTTTTAACTGGATATTGTCCGTTGTGTGG ACTTCTTCTAACGGATTAAGACCCATTTTCACAAGTACATCGCTAGTCCATTGCACGGAGATCATGGGAGGGATCAAACAAGAGCAGAGTGATGCATCGCAGCACTCCAAACCATCCCATTCAGCAGATCAACCACAAGAGGAG CCAAAGAAGAGAGGCTGGCCgaagggaaagaaaagaaagaaggtgCTACCAAACGGTCCCAAGGCACCAGTAACGGGATATGTCCGCTTCCTGAATGAACGCCGAGAACATATGCGGGCCAGATACCCTGACTTACCTTTTCCTGAAATCACCAAGAGACTTGGATCAGAGTGGACACGATTAGCCCCGAATGACAAACAG CGCTACCTGGACGAGGCGGAACGGGAGAAGATGCAGTATGCTCAGGAACTGAAGGAATATCAGCAGACTGAGGCCTATCAGATCACCAGTGCTAAGATACAAGACAAGAGGATCAAGAAAG aagaCACTCCATCGGTCATCATCAGTACTAGTTCAGAGTCATCTGTATCCAAG GCTTCTGACCTAACAAGCAGATTCGACATCCCTATCTTCACAGAGGAGTTCCTCGATCAGAACAAAG CTCGAGAGGCTGAGTTACGACGGCTTCGTAAGGCCAACATTGAGTTTGAGGAGCAGAATGCAGTGCTTCAGCGACACATTAAGGACATGTACAATGCTAAAGAGCGCCTGGAGGCTGAACTGGGGCTGGACGAGAAGCGTACCCACGCTCTTCACCAACATTTGCTGGCTATTAAACACACACTGGTCAACAGTCTGTCATCAGTCCCCCTGCCAG GTACAAGTGAGACAGCATCTCATGGGAACCTGGACTCATACCTAAGTCGTCTCAGTGGAGTGCTGGAGGGAAACCCTCACAAGCATCGTGCACTGTTCACCCAGCTGTGTGAAGTCCTTTCTCATGTGGACAG TGAGAAGTTATGA
- the hmg20b gene encoding SWI/SNF-related matrix-associated actin-dependent regulator of chromatin subfamily E member 1-related isoform X3: MASRVLFLFGRGTHYRTSSNGLRPIFTSTSLVHCTEIMGGIKQEQSDASQHSKPSHSADQPQEEPKKRGWPKGKKRKKVLPNGPKAPVTGYVRFLNERREHMRARYPDLPFPEITKRLGSEWTRLAPNDKQRYLDEAEREKMQYAQELKEYQQTEAYQITSAKIQDKRIKKEDTPSVIISTSSESSVSKASDLTSRFDIPIFTEEFLDQNKAREAELRRLRKANIEFEEQNAVLQRHIKDMYNAKERLEAELGLDEKRTHALHQHLLAIKHTLVNSLSSVPLPGTSETASHGNLDSYLSRLSGVLEGNPHKHRALFTQLCEVLSHVDSEKL; the protein is encoded by the exons ATGGCAAGCAGGGTTCTCTTCCTGTTTGGCCGAGGGACTCATTATCGG ACTTCTTCTAACGGATTAAGACCCATTTTCACAAGTACATCGCTAGTCCATTGCACGGAGATCATGGGAGGGATCAAACAAGAGCAGAGTGATGCATCGCAGCACTCCAAACCATCCCATTCAGCAGATCAACCACAAGAGGAG CCAAAGAAGAGAGGCTGGCCgaagggaaagaaaagaaagaaggtgCTACCAAACGGTCCCAAGGCACCAGTAACGGGATATGTCCGCTTCCTGAATGAACGCCGAGAACATATGCGGGCCAGATACCCTGACTTACCTTTTCCTGAAATCACCAAGAGACTTGGATCAGAGTGGACACGATTAGCCCCGAATGACAAACAG CGCTACCTGGACGAGGCGGAACGGGAGAAGATGCAGTATGCTCAGGAACTGAAGGAATATCAGCAGACTGAGGCCTATCAGATCACCAGTGCTAAGATACAAGACAAGAGGATCAAGAAAG aagaCACTCCATCGGTCATCATCAGTACTAGTTCAGAGTCATCTGTATCCAAG GCTTCTGACCTAACAAGCAGATTCGACATCCCTATCTTCACAGAGGAGTTCCTCGATCAGAACAAAG CTCGAGAGGCTGAGTTACGACGGCTTCGTAAGGCCAACATTGAGTTTGAGGAGCAGAATGCAGTGCTTCAGCGACACATTAAGGACATGTACAATGCTAAAGAGCGCCTGGAGGCTGAACTGGGGCTGGACGAGAAGCGTACCCACGCTCTTCACCAACATTTGCTGGCTATTAAACACACACTGGTCAACAGTCTGTCATCAGTCCCCCTGCCAG GTACAAGTGAGACAGCATCTCATGGGAACCTGGACTCATACCTAAGTCGTCTCAGTGGAGTGCTGGAGGGAAACCCTCACAAGCATCGTGCACTGTTCACCCAGCTGTGTGAAGTCCTTTCTCATGTGGACAG TGAGAAGTTATGA
- the hmg20b gene encoding SWI/SNF-related matrix-associated actin-dependent regulator of chromatin subfamily E member 1-related isoform X4, whose translation MGGIKQEQSDASQHSKPSHSADQPQEEPKKRGWPKGKKRKKVLPNGPKAPVTGYVRFLNERREHMRARYPDLPFPEITKRLGSEWTRLAPNDKQRYLDEAEREKMQYAQELKEYQQTEAYQITSAKIQDKRIKKEDTPSVIISTSSESSVSKASDLTSRFDIPIFTEEFLDQNKAREAELRRLRKANIEFEEQNAVLQRHIKDMYNAKERLEAELGLDEKRTHALHQHLLAIKHTLVNSLSSVPLPGTSETASHGNLDSYLSRLSGVLEGNPHKHRALFTQLCEVLSHVDSEKL comes from the exons ATGGGAGGGATCAAACAAGAGCAGAGTGATGCATCGCAGCACTCCAAACCATCCCATTCAGCAGATCAACCACAAGAGGAG CCAAAGAAGAGAGGCTGGCCgaagggaaagaaaagaaagaaggtgCTACCAAACGGTCCCAAGGCACCAGTAACGGGATATGTCCGCTTCCTGAATGAACGCCGAGAACATATGCGGGCCAGATACCCTGACTTACCTTTTCCTGAAATCACCAAGAGACTTGGATCAGAGTGGACACGATTAGCCCCGAATGACAAACAG CGCTACCTGGACGAGGCGGAACGGGAGAAGATGCAGTATGCTCAGGAACTGAAGGAATATCAGCAGACTGAGGCCTATCAGATCACCAGTGCTAAGATACAAGACAAGAGGATCAAGAAAG aagaCACTCCATCGGTCATCATCAGTACTAGTTCAGAGTCATCTGTATCCAAG GCTTCTGACCTAACAAGCAGATTCGACATCCCTATCTTCACAGAGGAGTTCCTCGATCAGAACAAAG CTCGAGAGGCTGAGTTACGACGGCTTCGTAAGGCCAACATTGAGTTTGAGGAGCAGAATGCAGTGCTTCAGCGACACATTAAGGACATGTACAATGCTAAAGAGCGCCTGGAGGCTGAACTGGGGCTGGACGAGAAGCGTACCCACGCTCTTCACCAACATTTGCTGGCTATTAAACACACACTGGTCAACAGTCTGTCATCAGTCCCCCTGCCAG GTACAAGTGAGACAGCATCTCATGGGAACCTGGACTCATACCTAAGTCGTCTCAGTGGAGTGCTGGAGGGAAACCCTCACAAGCATCGTGCACTGTTCACCCAGCTGTGTGAAGTCCTTTCTCATGTGGACAG TGAGAAGTTATGA